In Chiloscyllium plagiosum isolate BGI_BamShark_2017 chromosome 18, ASM401019v2, whole genome shotgun sequence, a single genomic region encodes these proteins:
- the LOC122558817 gene encoding plexin-A1-like yields the protein MLSSLFPLPALQECAGEPLFMLYCAIKQQMEKGPIDAITGEARYSLSEDKLIRQQIDYKTVTLNCVNPENENAAEIPVKVLNCDTVTQVKDKLLDACYKGVPYSQRPKAADMDLEWRQGRIARIILQDEDVTTKIDNDWKRLNTLAHYQVTDGSLIALVPKQTSAYNISNSSTFTKSLSRYESMLRTASSPDSLRSRTPMITPDLESGTKLWHLVKNHDHMDQREGDRGSKMVSEIYLTRLLATKGTLQKFVDDLFETIFSTAHRGSALPLAIKYMFDFLDEQADKHLITDHDVRHTWKSNCLPLRFWVNVIKNPQFVFDIHKNSITDACLSVVAQTFMDSCSTSEHKLGKDSPSNKLLYAKDIPNYKNWVERYYADISKMPVISDQDMSAYLAEQSRLHLSQFNSNSALHEIYTYINKYRDEILSTLEKDEQARRQRLRSKLEQVIDAMACSS from the exons ATGTTAAGCTCGCTATTTCCTCTTCCCGCCTTGCAGGAATGTGCCGGGGAGCCACTCTTCATGCTGTACTGTGCCATCAAGCAACAGATGGAGAAAGGACCCATCGACGCCATCACTGGGGAGGCGCgttactctctgagtgaagacaagCTTATTCGCCAGCAAATTGACTACAAGACGGTG ACCCTGAACTGTGTGAACCCGGAGAATGAGAATGCCGCTGAGATTCCTGTCAAGGTGTTGAACTGTGACACTGTCACGCAAGTGAAGGATAAACTGTTGGACGCGTGTTACAAAGGTGTCCCTTACTCGCAACGcccaaaggcagcagatatggATCTCG AATGGCGCCAGGGAAGAATCGCAAGGATAATTCTCCAAGATGAAGATGTGACGACAAAGATAGATAATGACTGGAAACGTCTGAATACATTGGCACACTACCAG GTTACAGATGGATCTTTGATAGCACTTGTACCGAAACAGACCTCAGCCTATAATAtctccaattcctccaccttcaCCAAATCTCTCAGCCGTTACG AGAGTATGTTGCGCACTGCCAGCAGCCCGGACAGTCTGCGGTCTCGGACCCCCATGATCACCCCAGACCTGGAGAGCGGAACCAAACTCTGGCACCTGGTCAAGAACCACGATCACATGGACCAGAGGGAAGGGGACCGAGGCAGCAAGATGGTGTCTGAGATCTATCTGACCCGCCTCTTGGCCACCAAG GGAACCCTGcagaagtttgtggatgacttgTTTGAGACAATATTCAGTACAGCACACAGAGGGAGTGCCCTTCCTCTTGCAATCAAATACATGTTTGACTTTCTGGATGAACAGGCCGACAAACACCTAATCACTGACCATGATGTGCGACATACCTGGAAGAGTAACTG TCTACCTCTACGATTTTGGGTGAATGTTATCAAAAATCCGCAGTTTGTGTTTGACATTCACAAGAACAGTATTACGGACGCCTGTCTCTCAGTGGTAGCCCAGACATTCATGGACTCCTGTTCCACCTCTGAACATAAACTGGGCAAGGACTCACCCTCCAACAAACTACTGTACGCGAAAGACATTCCAAACTACAAAAACTGGGTGGAGAG GTACTATGCAGACATCTCCAAGATGCCTGTGATTAGTGACCAGGATATGAGCGCTTACCTGGCCGAGCAGTCTCGCCTACACTTGAGCCAGTTCAACAGCAATAGTGCATTGCATGAGATCTACACCTACATCAACAAGTACAGAGACGAG